Proteins encoded together in one Neisseria lactamica window:
- a CDS encoding opacity family porin — MNPAPKKTLLFSSLLFSSLLFSSAAQAASEDNGRGPYVQADLTYASELISRDYPKATDTKFDKNIHTHSIHPRVSVGYDFGGWRIAADYARYRKWYNNKNSVQIKEINNVPPNRKDLKTENQENGTFHAISSLGLSAVYDFDTGSRFKPYAGVRVSYGHVRHSIDSTKKTTEVVTTAGSNGAADTVLPGASTQNAYHESHSIRRVGFGAVAGVGIDITPNLTLDTGYRYHYWGHLENTRFKTHEASLGVRYRF, encoded by the coding sequence ATGAATCCAGCCCCCAAAAAAACCCTTCTCTTCTCTTCTCTTCTCTTCTCTTCTCTTCTCTTCTCTTCCGCAGCGCAGGCGGCAAGTGAAGACAATGGCCGCGGCCCGTATGTGCAGGCAGATTTAACTTACGCTTCCGAACTGATTTCTCGAGACTATCCTAAAGCAACCGATACCAAATTTGACAAAAACATCCATACGCATTCCATCCACCCCCGAGTGTCGGTCGGCTACGATTTCGGCGGCTGGAGGATAGCGGCAGATTATGCCCGTTACAGAAAATGGTACAACAATAAAAACTCCGTCCAAATCAAAGAAATAAATAACGTTCCACCTAACAGGAAAGACCTGAAGACAGAAAATCAGGAAAACGGTACATTCCACGCCATCTCATCGCTCGGTTTGTCCGCCGTTTACGATTTCGATACCGGTTCCCGCTTCAAACCCTATGCAGGCGTGCGCGTCAGCTACGGACACGTCAGACACAGCATCGATTCAACTAAAAAAACAACTGAAGTTGTTACAACTGCCGGTAGCAATGGAGCAGCAGATACAGTACTGCCTGGGGCAAGTACGCAAAACGCCTATCACGAAAGCCACAGCATCCGCCGCGTGGGCTTCGGCGCAGTGGCAGGCGTAGGCATAGACATCACGCCCAACCTAACCTTGGACACCGGATACCGCTACCACTACTGGGGACACCTGGAAAACACCCGCTTCAAAACCCACGAAGCCTCATTGGGCGTGCGCTACCGCTTCTGA
- a CDS encoding nucleobase:cation symporter-2 family protein gives MSGHMGKGADAPDLVYGLEDRPPFGNALLSAVTHLLAIFVPMITPALIVGGALELPVEMTAYLVSMAMVASGVGTYLQVNRFGPVGSGMLSIQSVNFSFVTVMIALGAGMKEGGLTKDAMISTLLGVSFVGAFLVCFSAWLLPYLKKVITPTVSGVVVMLIGLSLVHVGITDFGGGFGAKADGTFGSMENLGLASLVLLIVLVFNCMKNPLLRMSGIAVGLIAGYIVALFLGKVDFSALQNLPPVTLPVPFKYGFAFDWHAFIVAGAIFLLSVFEAVGDLTATAMVSDQPIEGEEYTKRLRGGVLADGLVSVIATALGSLPLTTFAQNNGVIQMTGVASRHVGKYIAVILVLLGLFPVVGRAFTTIPSPVLGGAMVLMFGLIAIAGVRILVSHGIRRREAVIAATSVGLGLGVAFEPEVFKNLPVLFQNSISAGGITAVLLNLVLPEDKTEAAVKFDTDHLEH, from the coding sequence ATGAGCGGTCATATGGGAAAAGGGGCGGATGCGCCTGATTTGGTGTACGGTTTGGAGGATAGGCCGCCGTTCGGCAATGCGCTGTTGAGCGCGGTTACCCATCTTTTGGCGATTTTCGTGCCGATGATTACGCCCGCGCTGATTGTGGGCGGCGCGCTGGAACTGCCGGTGGAGATGACGGCGTATCTCGTGTCGATGGCGATGGTTGCGTCGGGTGTCGGCACTTATTTGCAGGTCAACCGTTTCGGGCCGGTCGGTTCGGGGATGCTGTCCATCCAGTCGGTGAATTTCTCGTTCGTTACCGTCATGATTGCGCTGGGCGCGGGGATGAAAGAGGGCGGTTTGACTAAGGATGCGATGATTTCGACGCTCTTGGGCGTATCGTTTGTCGGCGCGTTTTTGGTGTGTTTCTCGGCGTGGCTTCTGCCGTATTTGAAAAAAGTGATTACGCCGACGGTCAGCGGCGTGGTCGTGATGCTGATTGGTCTGAGTTTGGTACACGTCGGCATTACCGATTTCGGCGGCGGCTTCGGCGCGAAGGCGGACGGCACGTTCGGCTCGATGGAAAACTTGGGGCTGGCATCGCTGGTGTTGCTGATTGTGTTGGTGTTCAACTGCATGAAAAACCCGCTGTTGCGGATGAGCGGCATCGCGGTCGGGCTGATTGCCGGCTACATCGTCGCGCTGTTTTTGGGCAAGGTGGATTTTTCCGCGCTGCAAAACCTGCCGCCGGTTACGCTGCCCGTACCGTTTAAATATGGTTTTGCTTTTGACTGGCACGCATTTATTGTGGCGGGTGCGATTTTCCTGTTGAGCGTGTTTGAGGCGGTCGGCGATTTGACGGCGACGGCAATGGTGTCCGATCAGCCGATTGAAGGCGAGGAATACACCAAACGTTTGCGCGGCGGCGTGTTGGCGGACGGCTTGGTATCGGTGATTGCGACGGCTTTGGGTTCGCTGCCGCTGACGACGTTTGCGCAAAACAACGGCGTGATTCAGATGACCGGCGTGGCTTCGCGCCATGTGGGCAAATATATTGCCGTGATTTTGGTGCTGTTGGGTTTGTTCCCCGTTGTCGGACGCGCGTTTACGACGATTCCGAGTCCGGTTTTAGGCGGCGCGATGGTTTTGATGTTCGGCTTGATTGCGATTGCGGGCGTGCGGATTTTGGTCAGCCACGGCATCCGCAGGCGCGAGGCGGTGATTGCGGCAACGTCGGTCGGTTTGGGCTTGGGTGTCGCGTTTGAGCCGGAAGTGTTTAAAAACCTGCCCGTCTTGTTCCAAAACTCTATTTCCGCCGGCGGCATTACGGCAGTCTTGCTGAATTTGGTCTTGCCCGAAGATAAAACCGAGGCGGCGGTCAAGTTTGATACCGATCACTTGGAACACTGA
- the dapA gene encoding 4-hydroxy-tetrahydrodipicolinate synthase codes for MLQGSLVALITPMNQDGSIHYEQLRDLIDWHIENGTDGIVAVGTTGESATLSVEEHTSVIEETVKHVAKRVPVIAGTGANNTVEAVALSQAAEKAGADYTLSVVPYYNKPSQEGIYRHFKTIAEAASIPMIIYNVPGRTVVSMNNETILRLAEIPNIVGVKEAGGNIGSNIELINRAPEGFVVLSGDDHTALPFMLCGGHGVITVAANAAPKLFADMCRAALQGDIALARELNDRLIPIYDTMFCEPSPAAPKWAVSALGRCEPHVRLPLVPLTEDGQAKVRAALKASGQL; via the coding sequence ATGTTACAAGGTAGCCTGGTTGCCCTGATTACCCCGATGAATCAAGACGGCAGCATCCATTACGAACAACTCCGCGACTTAATCGACTGGCACATTGAAAACGGCACGGACGGCATCGTCGCCGTCGGCACGACAGGCGAATCCGCCACGCTTTCCGTAGAAGAACACACAAGCGTCATCGAAGAAACAGTCAAACACGTTGCCAAACGCGTCCCCGTCATCGCCGGCACGGGCGCGAACAACACCGTCGAAGCCGTCGCGCTTTCGCAAGCCGCCGAAAAAGCCGGCGCGGACTACACCCTCTCCGTCGTCCCCTATTACAATAAGCCCTCCCAAGAAGGCATTTACCGCCATTTCAAAACCATCGCCGAAGCCGCCTCGATTCCGATGATCATCTACAACGTGCCCGGCAGAACCGTCGTCAGCATGAACAACGAAACCATCCTGCGCCTTGCCGAAATCCCCAACATCGTCGGTGTGAAAGAAGCCGGCGGCAACATCGGCAGCAACATCGAACTCATCAACCGTGCGCCCGAAGGCTTCGTCGTTCTTTCCGGCGACGACCACACCGCCCTGCCGTTTATGCTCTGCGGCGGACACGGCGTGATTACCGTAGCCGCCAACGCCGCCCCGAAACTCTTTGCCGATATGTGCCGTGCCGCGTTGCAAGGCGATATCGCCCTCGCACGCGAGCTCAACGACCGGCTGATTCCGATTTACGACACCATGTTCTGCGAACCCAGTCCCGCCGCACCGAAATGGGCGGTATCCGCCTTGGGCAGATGCGAACCGCACGTCCGCCTGCCGCTCGTTCCGCTGACCGAAGACGGACAGGCAAAAGTCCGCGCCGCCCTGAAAGCCTCGGGACAACTCTAA
- a CDS encoding SDR family oxidoreductase, whose product MAVLITGASAGFGEAMCRAFVGAGYRVIGAARRADRLQALADELGALFYPLEMDVSRRESVENALNGIPDEFSDIDCLINNAGLALGLDTADKADFEDWETMIQTNVLGLTFLTRKILPNMVARGGGYVMNLGSIAGNYAYAGSNVYGATKAFVRQFSLNLRAELADKNIRITNIEPGLCGNTEFSNVRFKGDDERAAGVYEGVEFIRPEDIAETALWLYRRPAHMNVNTIEIMPVAQTFAGMKVIKTAVPEVREDFEKQSMSLFSRIRSWFK is encoded by the coding sequence ATGGCTGTTTTAATTACCGGTGCTTCGGCAGGATTCGGCGAAGCGATGTGCCGTGCGTTTGTCGGGGCGGGATACCGCGTTATCGGTGCGGCGCGCCGCGCGGACAGGCTTCAGGCCTTGGCGGATGAATTGGGTGCTTTGTTTTACCCTTTGGAAATGGACGTGTCGCGCCGCGAGTCGGTGGAAAACGCCTTAAACGGCATCCCCGATGAATTTTCCGACATCGACTGCCTCATCAACAATGCCGGGCTGGCTTTGGGTTTGGACACGGCGGACAAGGCGGATTTTGAAGATTGGGAAACAATGATTCAAACCAATGTTTTGGGTTTGACGTTTCTAACGCGCAAGATTTTGCCGAATATGGTGGCTCGGGGCGGCGGTTATGTGATGAATTTGGGTTCGATTGCGGGTAATTATGCTTATGCCGGCAGCAACGTTTACGGGGCGACCAAGGCGTTTGTCCGCCAGTTCAGCCTGAATTTGCGCGCAGAGCTGGCGGATAAGAACATCCGCATTACCAATATCGAGCCGGGTTTGTGCGGCAATACGGAGTTTTCCAACGTGCGCTTCAAAGGCGATGACGAGAGGGCGGCGGGCGTGTATGAGGGTGTGGAATTTATCCGCCCCGAAGATATTGCGGAAACCGCATTGTGGCTGTACCGCCGGCCGGCGCATATGAATGTGAACACGATTGAAATTATGCCCGTGGCGCAGACTTTTGCAGGAATGAAGGTCATAAAAACAGCCGTGCCGGAAGTGCGGGAAGACTTTGAAAAACAGAGTATGTCGCTGTTTTCCCGCATCAGGTCCTGGTTCAAATGA
- the bamC gene encoding outer membrane protein assembly factor BamC: MPPEPFRRHNATNTLISITQDDTMTHIKPVIAALALIGLAACSGSKTEQPKLDYQSQSHRLIKLEVPPDLNNPDQGDLYRLPAGSGAVRASDLEQRRTPAVQQPADAEVLKSVKGVRLERDGSQRWLVVDGKSPAEIWPLLKAFWQENGFDIKSEEPAIGQMETEWAENRAKIPQDSIRRLFDKVGLGGIYSTGERDKFIIRIEQGQNGVSDIFFTHKAMKEVYGGKDKDTTVWQPSPSDPNLEAAFLTRFMQYLGVDGQQAENASAKNPTLPAANEMARIEGKSLIVFGDYGRNWRRTALALDRIGLTVVGQNTERHAFLVQKAPNESNAVTEQKPGLFKRLLGKGKAEKPAEQPELIVYAEPVADGSRIVLLNKDGSAYAGKDASALLGKLHSELR, from the coding sequence ATGCCGCCTGAACCGTTCAGACGGCATAACGCAACAAACACTTTAATATCCATCACACAGGATGACACGATGACCCATATCAAACCCGTCATTGCCGCACTCGCACTCATCGGGCTTGCCGCCTGCTCCGGCAGCAAAACCGAACAGCCCAAGCTCGACTACCAAAGCCAGTCGCACCGCCTGATCAAACTCGAAGTTCCCCCCGACTTAAACAACCCCGACCAAGGCGACCTCTACCGCCTGCCTGCCGGTTCGGGAGCCGTCCGCGCCAGCGATTTGGAACAACGCCGCACCCCCGCCGTCCAACAGCCTGCCGATGCCGAGGTATTGAAAAGCGTCAAAGGTGTCCGCCTCGAGCGCGACGGCAGCCAACGCTGGCTCGTTGTCGACGGCAAGTCTCCTGCCGAAATCTGGCCGCTCCTGAAAGCCTTTTGGCAGGAAAACGGCTTCGACATCAAATCCGAAGAACCGGCCATCGGGCAAATGGAAACCGAATGGGCGGAAAACCGCGCCAAAATCCCGCAAGACAGCATCCGCCGCCTCTTCGACAAAGTCGGCTTGGGCGGCATCTACTCCACCGGCGAACGCGACAAGTTCATCATCCGCATCGAACAGGGTCAAAACGGCGTTTCCGACATCTTCTTCACCCACAAAGCCATGAAAGAAGTGTACGGCGGCAAAGACAAAGACACGACCGTATGGCAGCCCTCCCCGTCCGATCCCAACCTCGAAGCCGCTTTCCTGACGCGCTTTATGCAATATTTGGGCGTTGACGGACAGCAGGCGGAAAACGCATCGGCAAAAAACCCGACCCTTCCCGCCGCAAACGAAATGGCGCGTATCGAAGGCAAAAGCCTGATTGTCTTTGGCGACTACGGCAGAAACTGGCGGCGCACCGCGCTCGCCCTCGACCGCATCGGGCTGACCGTCGTCGGTCAAAACACCGAACGCCACGCCTTCCTGGTTCAAAAAGCCCCGAACGAAAGCAATGCAGTTACCGAACAAAAACCCGGCCTGTTCAAACGCCTGCTGGGCAAAGGCAAAGCGGAGAAACCTGCCGAACAGCCGGAACTGATTGTCTATGCCGAGCCTGTCGCCGACGGCTCGCGCATCGTCCTGCTCAACAAAGACGGCAGCGCATATGCCGGAAAAGACGCATCCGCACTGTTGGGCAAACTCCATTCCGAACTGCGTTAA
- the lst gene encoding N-acetyllactosaminide alpha-2,3-sialyltransferase encodes MGLKKACLTVLCLIVFCFGIFYTFDRVNQGERNAVSLLKEKLFNEEGEPVNLIFCYTILQMKVAERIMAQHPGERFYVVLMSENRNEKYDYYFNQIKDKAERAYFFYLPYGLNKSFNFIPTMAELKVKSMLLPKVKRIYLASLEKVSIAAFLSTYPDAEIKTFDDGTNNLIQESSYLGDEFSVNGTIKRNFARMMIGDWSIAKTRNASDEHYTIFKGLKNIMDDGRRKMTYLPLFDASELKAGDETGGTVRILLGSPDKEMKEISEKAAKDFNIQYVAPHPRQTYELSGVTTLNSPYVIEDYILREIKKNPHTRYEIYTFFSGAALTMKDFPNVHVYALKPASLPEDYWLKPVYALFTQSGIPILTFDDKD; translated from the coding sequence ATGGGCTTGAAAAAGGCTTGTTTGACCGTGTTGTGCCTGATTGTTTTTTGTTTCGGGATATTTTATACATTTGACCGGGTAAATCAGGGGGAAAGGAATGCGGTTTCCCTGCTGAAGGAGAAACTCTTCAATGAAGAGGGGGAGCCGGTCAATCTGATTTTCTGCTATACCATATTGCAGATGAAGGTGGCGGAAAGGATTATGGCGCAGCATCCGGGCGAGCGGTTTTATGTGGTGCTGATGTCTGAAAACAGGAATGAAAAATACGATTATTATTTTAATCAGATAAAGGATAAGGCGGAGCGGGCGTATTTTTTCTACCTGCCCTACGGGTTGAACAAATCGTTTAATTTCATTCCGACGATGGCGGAGCTGAAGGTGAAGTCGATGCTGCTGCCGAAGGTCAAGCGGATTTATTTGGCGAGTTTGGAAAAAGTCAGCATCGCCGCCTTTTTGAGCACTTACCCGGATGCGGAAATCAAAACCTTTGACGACGGGACAAACAACCTGATACAGGAGAGCAGCTATTTGGGCGATGAGTTTTCTGTAAACGGGACGATCAAGCGGAATTTTGCCCGAATGATGATCGGAGATTGGAGCATCGCCAAAACCCGTAATGCTTCCGACGAGCATTACACGATATTCAAGGGTTTGAAAAACATTATGGACGACGGCCGCCGCAAGATGACTTACCTGCCGCTGTTCGATGCGTCCGAACTGAAGGCGGGGGATGAAACGGGCGGCACGGTGCGGATACTTTTGGGTTCGCCCGACAAAGAGATGAAGGAAATTTCGGAAAAGGCGGCAAAAGATTTCAACATACAATATGTCGCACCGCATCCCCGCCAAACCTACGAGCTTTCCGGCGTAACCACATTAAATTCGCCCTATGTCATCGAAGACTATATTTTGCGCGAGATTAAGAAAAACCCGCATACGAGGTATGAAATTTATACCTTTTTCAGCGGCGCGGCGTTGACGATGAAGGATTTTCCCAATGTGCACGTTTATGCATTGAAACCGGCTTCCCTTCCGGAAGATTATTGGCTCAAGCCGGTGTATGCCCTGTTTACCCAATCCGGCATCCCGATTTTGACATTTGACGATAAAGATTAA
- the pip gene encoding prolyl aminopeptidase, which produces MYEIKQPFHSGYLQVSEIHQIYWEESGNPDGVPVIFLHGGPGAGASPECRGFFNPDVFRIVIIDQRGCGRSRPYACAEDNTTWDLVADIEKVREMLGIEKWLVFGGSWGSTLSLAYAQTHPERVKGLVLRGIFLCRPSETAWLNEAGGVSRIYPEQWQKFVAPIAENRRNRLIEAYHGLLFHQDEEVCLSAAKAWADWESYLIRFEPEDVDEDAYASLSIARLENHYFVNGGWLQDDKAILNNIGKIRHIPTVIVQGRYDLCTPMQSAWELSKAFPEAELRVVQAGHCAFDPPLADALVQAVEDIFPRLL; this is translated from the coding sequence ATGTATGAAATAAAACAGCCTTTTCATAGCGGATACTTGCAGGTGTCTGAAATTCATCAAATTTATTGGGAAGAGTCGGGCAATCCCGACGGTGTGCCGGTCATTTTTTTACACGGCGGGCCGGGCGCGGGGGCTTCGCCTGAATGTCGGGGTTTTTTCAATCCCGATGTGTTCCGCATCGTCATCATCGACCAGCGCGGTTGCGGACGTTCGCGCCCGTATGCTTGTGCGGAAGACAATACGACTTGGGATTTGGTGGCGGATATTGAAAAAGTCCGTGAAATGCTGGGTATTGAAAAATGGCTGGTGTTCGGCGGTTCGTGGGGCAGCACTTTGTCGCTGGCTTATGCCCAAACCCATCCGGAACGGGTAAAAGGATTGGTATTGCGCGGGATATTTTTGTGCAGGCCGTCTGAAACGGCGTGGCTGAACGAGGCGGGCGGTGTGAGCCGGATTTATCCGGAACAATGGCAAAAATTTGTCGCGCCGATTGCTGAAAATCGGCGGAACCGGCTGATTGAGGCGTATCACGGATTGCTGTTTCATCAAGATGAAGAAGTGTGCCTGTCTGCCGCGAAGGCTTGGGCGGATTGGGAAAGCTATCTGATCCGTTTCGAGCCGGAGGATGTGGATGAAGATGCTTATGCCTCACTGTCGATTGCGCGTTTGGAAAACCATTATTTTGTCAACGGCGGCTGGTTGCAGGACGATAAGGCGATTTTGAACAATATCGGCAAAATACGGCATATCCCGACCGTTATCGTGCAGGGGCGGTATGATTTGTGTACGCCGATGCAGAGTGCGTGGGAGCTGTCGAAAGCCTTTCCCGAAGCGGAATTGAGGGTGGTTCAGGCAGGGCATTGTGCGTTCGATCCGCCTTTGGCGGATGCGTTGGTTCAGGCGGTTGAGGATATTTTTCCTCGGTTGTTGTAA
- a CDS encoding c-type cytochrome, whose translation MNIQTRLAATALALFLSACGNGGAPAQPKGEISENRTAAFKSMMPDFSRMGKMVKGEEPYDVEKFKQAAAAFAESSKKPFTLFESDPQGNGRALPAVWSDGAKFEAEKTKFAAAVEKLNAAAQTGKLDEIKAAYGETGASCKSCHDSFRAPE comes from the coding sequence ATGAACATTCAAACCCGCCTTGCCGCAACCGCCCTCGCCCTATTCCTTTCCGCCTGCGGAAACGGCGGCGCGCCCGCACAGCCCAAAGGCGAAATTTCCGAAAACCGCACCGCCGCGTTCAAATCTATGATGCCCGACTTCTCGCGTATGGGCAAAATGGTCAAAGGCGAAGAGCCTTACGATGTCGAAAAATTCAAACAGGCTGCCGCGGCGTTTGCCGAAAGCAGCAAGAAACCGTTCACACTTTTTGAGTCCGATCCGCAAGGCAACGGCCGCGCCCTGCCAGCCGTTTGGTCGGATGGTGCAAAATTTGAAGCCGAAAAAACAAAATTCGCCGCCGCCGTCGAAAAACTCAACGCCGCTGCCCAAACCGGCAAACTGGATGAAATCAAAGCCGCCTACGGCGAAACCGGCGCAAGCTGCAAATCCTGCCACGACAGCTTCCGCGCGCCGGAATAA
- the yciA gene encoding acyl-CoA thioester hydrolase YciA: MQHEEGNRQRPQGELLLRTVAMPRDTNPNQDIFGGWIMSQMDLGGGILAAEIARGRIVTVAVQEMNFIRPVKVGNVVCCYGHCVRVGNTSLQLKVEVWVKTLMNDCVTEDRHLVTEAVFTYVAIDAEGNPRPIPKEGNPKLAGLLPTP, encoded by the coding sequence ATGCAGCACGAAGAAGGCAACCGCCAACGCCCTCAAGGCGAACTGCTCCTGCGTACCGTCGCTATGCCGCGCGATACCAATCCCAACCAAGATATTTTCGGCGGCTGGATTATGTCGCAGATGGATTTGGGCGGCGGCATATTGGCGGCGGAAATCGCGCGGGGACGCATCGTTACCGTCGCCGTTCAGGAAATGAACTTCATCCGCCCGGTCAAGGTCGGCAACGTCGTCTGCTGCTACGGGCATTGCGTCCGCGTGGGCAATACTTCCCTCCAGCTTAAAGTGGAAGTCTGGGTGAAAACTTTGATGAACGATTGCGTTACCGAAGACCGCCACCTCGTAACCGAAGCCGTGTTCACTTATGTCGCCATCGATGCGGAAGGCAATCCGCGCCCGATACCGAAAGAAGGCAACCCCAAATTGGCGGGCTTATTGCCTACTCCGTAA
- a CDS encoding NADP-dependent isocitrate dehydrogenase: MTQKSTIVYTHTDEAPALATQSLLPIVQAFARHADIDVKTADISLSGRILAAFPEYLTEAQRVPDALAELGELVKQPDANVIKLPNISASVPQLTAAIKELQSKGFAVPDYPADPQTDEEKAVRERYDRIKGSAVNPVLREGNSDRRAPKAVKNFAKKNPHSMGAWAKDSKTHVATMQSGDFFHNEQSVTVPEATSVSIVFTDKQGNKKELRAPVALKAGEIIDATVMSKKALLAFLAEQVKDAKAKGVLFSLHMKATMMKVSDPIIFGHAVKVFFAPVFEKFGDKLAAAGVNVNNGFGNLLTNLDKLDADTRAAVEAEIAAVYAANPDLAMVDSDKGITNLHVPSDVIVDASMPAMIRNSGRMWDKNGKAQDTKAVIPDSSYAGVYQATIDFCREHGAFDPTTMGTVPNVGLMAQAAEEYGSHNKTFEIEADGKVQVIDSSGKILMQHDVEAGDIWRMCQTKDAPVKDWVQLAVNRARLSNTPAVFWLDENRPHDKSLLAKVKAYLAELDTDGLDIRVLAPEEAAKFSLGRLKNGEDTISVTGNVLRDYLTDLFPILELGTSAKMLSIVPLMNGGGMFETGAGGSAPKHVQQFLEENHLRWDSLGEFLALAVSFEHLAQKTGNAKAQVLADTLDAATEKLLLNDKSPKRKAGELDNRGSHFYLTLYWAQELAAQDKDAELKAAFAPLAKSLAENEAKIVEELSAVQGKAADIGGYYAANPEKAAQAMRPSATFNQALNAL; encoded by the coding sequence ATGACTCAAAAATCCACCATTGTTTATACCCATACCGACGAAGCCCCCGCGCTGGCGACCCAATCGCTGCTGCCGATTGTGCAGGCGTTTGCCCGCCACGCCGATATTGATGTCAAAACTGCCGACATTTCCCTGTCCGGCCGTATTTTGGCGGCATTCCCCGAATATCTGACCGAAGCGCAGCGCGTACCCGACGCGCTTGCCGAATTGGGCGAACTGGTGAAACAGCCCGATGCAAACGTAATCAAACTGCCGAACATCAGCGCATCCGTACCTCAACTGACCGCCGCGATTAAAGAATTGCAGTCTAAAGGCTTTGCCGTCCCCGATTATCCTGCCGACCCTCAAACCGATGAAGAAAAAGCCGTGCGCGAACGCTACGACCGCATCAAAGGCAGCGCGGTAAACCCTGTCCTGCGCGAAGGCAACTCCGACCGCCGCGCCCCCAAAGCAGTGAAAAACTTTGCGAAAAAAAATCCGCACAGCATGGGCGCGTGGGCGAAAGACTCCAAAACCCACGTCGCCACCATGCAAAGCGGCGACTTTTTCCATAACGAACAATCCGTTACCGTACCTGAAGCGACTTCCGTATCCATCGTGTTCACCGACAAACAAGGCAACAAAAAAGAGCTGCGCGCGCCTGTTGCCCTGAAAGCCGGCGAAATCATCGACGCGACCGTGATGAGCAAAAAAGCCCTGCTCGCCTTCCTTGCCGAACAAGTGAAAGACGCGAAAGCTAAAGGCGTATTGTTCTCGCTGCATATGAAAGCCACGATGATGAAAGTGTCCGACCCGATTATCTTCGGACACGCCGTCAAAGTGTTCTTCGCGCCTGTCTTTGAAAAATTCGGCGACAAACTGGCTGCCGCAGGTGTCAACGTCAACAACGGCTTCGGCAACCTGCTTACCAATCTGGACAAACTGGATGCGGACACCCGCGCCGCCGTCGAAGCTGAAATCGCTGCCGTTTACGCCGCCAACCCTGATTTGGCGATGGTTGATTCCGACAAAGGCATTACCAACCTGCACGTTCCCAGCGATGTCATCGTTGATGCTTCTATGCCTGCGATGATTCGTAACTCCGGCCGTATGTGGGACAAAAACGGCAAAGCGCAAGACACCAAAGCCGTCATTCCTGACAGCAGCTATGCCGGTGTTTACCAAGCAACCATCGATTTCTGCCGCGAACACGGCGCATTCGATCCGACAACAATGGGTACTGTGCCCAACGTCGGTCTGATGGCGCAAGCGGCGGAAGAATACGGCTCACACAACAAAACCTTTGAAATCGAAGCCGACGGCAAAGTCCAAGTCATTGATTCGTCAGGAAAAATCCTGATGCAGCACGACGTTGAAGCCGGCGACATCTGGCGTATGTGCCAAACCAAAGACGCTCCGGTTAAAGACTGGGTGCAACTTGCCGTCAACCGCGCCCGCCTGAGCAACACGCCAGCCGTATTCTGGCTCGACGAAAACCGTCCGCACGACAAAAGCCTGCTTGCCAAAGTCAAAGCCTACCTTGCCGAACTGGATACTGACGGCCTCGACATCCGCGTCCTCGCGCCCGAAGAAGCCGCCAAGTTCAGCTTGGGTCGTCTGAAAAACGGCGAAGACACCATTTCTGTAACCGGCAACGTCCTGCGCGATTATCTGACCGACCTGTTCCCGATTTTGGAACTCGGCACCAGCGCGAAAATGCTGTCTATCGTTCCATTGATGAATGGCGGCGGTATGTTTGAAACCGGCGCGGGCGGTTCTGCACCGAAACATGTTCAACAATTCCTCGAAGAAAACCACCTGCGTTGGGACTCTTTGGGTGAATTTCTCGCGCTTGCCGTATCGTTTGAACATCTGGCGCAAAAAACCGGAAACGCCAAAGCCCAAGTCCTCGCCGACACTTTGGATGCTGCTACCGAAAAACTGTTGTTGAACGACAAATCGCCCAAACGCAAAGCGGGCGAACTCGACAACCGCGGCAGCCATTTCTACCTTACCCTCTACTGGGCGCAAGAATTGGCAGCGCAAGACAAAGACGCGGAATTGAAAGCGGCTTTTGCGCCGTTAGCCAAATCGTTGGCGGAAAACGAAGCCAAAATCGTTGAAGAACTCTCCGCCGTACAAGGCAAAGCGGCCGACATCGGCGGCTACTACGCCGCCAATCCCGAAAAAGCCGCACAAGCGATGCGTCCGAGCGCGACCTTTAATCAGGCACTAAACGCCTTATAA